A window of Pantoea agglomerans contains these coding sequences:
- a CDS encoding DUF3772 domain-containing protein — translation MFTLRLFLPLLMLLTAALFPAWSMADDDVADAAQQTDAAPKVNAAVELPKMQKVLDKIKGQVSGQTNENQLTQLNELALELSGNADTLAQALQPQRQQLDAQLAVLGPAPKADSGVKETPEVTRKRSSLESQKSKLDDQIKQADGIKNSALMLSSQITNLRRDLMKTQLALNSGSILGPRFWAPLFVKQDLDNEKIDGFLQDLQDTAALSWEPGYRFGTIAWLLAAILVMTLGRRYSEEFLAWISIHKMPEGRLRRSFLAAAIALTTLAAVVLTFNFTALAFARRDEVSGDVQDFVVSLVKLSVFCGLIAGLGRAFLSTRRPSWRLPAISNDVAMALKPFPPITAALVFIFQTVENFNYTVGTSLNTTIFANGLTALLIGSTALAISMRTNRVRRRMVQEGNAPEVRSTLVGLIQMALTLTAVAILLSLIIGYVTLARFLSYEVVWCGILFGSFYFLSHLVNDGCESLFSVNSLTGRRLQTSLNIDERHLQQAATLLAALGKTLLIGFVALALLNGTFASSTPIELLQKAIEFWGGKGLESLNIVPAHMVNAIICLVVGIYVLRSVRRWLDSDFLPKTTMDAGMRVSLITLFSNIGYVLVILLTLSIMGLQWNKLAWIVSALSVGIGFGLQEIVKNFISGLILLTERPVKVGDLVTISGIEGDIRRINVRATEIQLGDKSTVIVPNSQFISQNVRNATMGNAQGVVTITLTFPLNIDPVRVRELLLEVYNENERILEAPEPSVSFKDLTAQGIVLSVTGNVASQRQIAGAKSDLLFDILTRLRKEGIVLSTPQTMIIERRQQMAEQAADPQP, via the coding sequence ATGTTTACGTTACGCCTCTTTTTACCGCTTTTGATGCTGCTGACGGCGGCGCTGTTCCCCGCCTGGAGCATGGCAGACGACGATGTGGCCGATGCCGCACAGCAAACCGACGCCGCGCCCAAAGTGAACGCGGCGGTTGAACTGCCGAAAATGCAGAAGGTCCTCGACAAGATTAAAGGTCAGGTGTCGGGACAGACCAATGAAAACCAGCTGACGCAGCTTAACGAGCTGGCGCTGGAGCTGTCGGGCAATGCCGATACGCTCGCGCAGGCGCTGCAGCCGCAGCGTCAGCAGCTTGACGCCCAGCTGGCGGTGCTCGGCCCCGCGCCCAAAGCGGACAGCGGCGTCAAAGAGACGCCGGAAGTGACCCGCAAGCGCAGCTCGCTGGAGTCGCAAAAGAGCAAGCTGGACGATCAGATCAAGCAGGCGGACGGGATTAAAAACAGCGCCCTGATGCTCTCGTCGCAGATCACCAACCTGCGCCGCGATCTGATGAAAACCCAGCTGGCGCTCAACTCCGGCAGTATTCTCGGCCCGCGCTTCTGGGCGCCGCTGTTTGTGAAGCAGGATCTGGACAACGAGAAGATCGACGGCTTCCTGCAGGATTTACAGGATACCGCCGCGCTGTCGTGGGAGCCAGGCTACCGCTTCGGCACCATCGCCTGGCTGCTGGCGGCAATACTGGTAATGACGCTGGGACGTCGCTACAGCGAAGAGTTTCTCGCCTGGATCAGCATTCACAAAATGCCGGAAGGGCGGCTGCGCCGCAGCTTTCTCGCCGCGGCGATTGCCCTGACCACGCTGGCGGCGGTGGTGCTGACCTTTAACTTCACCGCGCTGGCGTTCGCGCGCCGCGATGAGGTCTCCGGCGACGTGCAGGACTTCGTTGTCAGTCTGGTGAAGCTCAGCGTCTTCTGCGGCCTGATCGCCGGCTTGGGACGCGCCTTTCTCTCTACGCGTCGGCCGAGCTGGCGTCTGCCCGCTATCTCTAACGACGTGGCGATGGCGCTGAAGCCGTTCCCGCCGATTACCGCCGCGCTGGTGTTTATTTTCCAGACGGTAGAGAACTTTAACTACACCGTTGGCACCAGCCTCAACACCACCATTTTTGCCAACGGCCTGACGGCGCTGCTGATCGGCAGCACCGCGCTGGCGATCAGCATGCGCACCAACCGCGTGCGCCGCCGCATGGTGCAAGAGGGTAATGCGCCGGAAGTGCGCTCGACGCTGGTGGGGCTGATTCAGATGGCGCTGACGCTGACGGCGGTCGCCATTCTGCTGTCGCTGATTATCGGCTACGTCACCCTGGCGCGCTTCCTGAGTTACGAGGTGGTGTGGTGCGGCATTCTGTTCGGCTCCTTCTACTTCCTTAGCCACCTGGTTAACGACGGCTGCGAAAGCCTCTTTTCCGTCAACAGCCTTACCGGCCGACGACTGCAAACCTCGCTGAATATCGACGAACGCCATCTGCAGCAGGCGGCAACGCTGCTGGCCGCGCTGGGCAAAACCCTGCTGATTGGCTTTGTCGCGCTGGCGCTGCTTAACGGCACCTTCGCGTCCTCAACGCCGATCGAGCTGCTGCAAAAGGCGATTGAGTTCTGGGGCGGCAAAGGACTGGAGTCGCTGAACATCGTGCCGGCGCACATGGTCAACGCCATTATCTGTCTGGTGGTGGGCATCTATGTGCTGCGCAGCGTGCGCCGCTGGCTCGACAGCGATTTCCTGCCGAAGACCACCATGGACGCCGGCATGCGCGTGTCGCTGATCACGCTGTTCAGCAATATTGGCTACGTGCTGGTGATCCTGCTGACGCTGTCGATTATGGGTCTGCAGTGGAACAAGCTGGCGTGGATCGTCAGCGCGCTGTCGGTCGGTATCGGTTTTGGCTTGCAGGAGATTGTGAAGAACTTTATCTCCGGCCTGATCCTGCTGACCGAGCGACCGGTTAAGGTTGGCGATCTGGTGACCATCAGCGGCATCGAGGGCGATATCCGCCGCATCAACGTGCGCGCCACCGAGATCCAGCTGGGCGACAAGTCGACGGTAATCGTGCCGAACTCGCAGTTTATCTCGCAGAACGTGCGCAACGCCACCATGGGCAACGCGCAGGGCGTCGTGACCATTACGCTGACCTTCCCGCTCAATATCGATCCGGTGCGGGTGCGCGAGCTGTTGCTGGAGGTCTATAACGAGAACGAACGTATTCTCGAGGCGCCGGAGCCGTCGGTCTCGTTTAAAGATCTGACGGCGCAGGGCATCGTGCTGAGCGTTACCGGCAACGTCGCCAGCCAGCGCCAGATTGCGGGCGCGAAAAGCGACCTGCTGTTCGATATTCTGACGCGCCTGCGCAAAGAGGGCATTGTGCTGTCGACGCCGCAGACCATGATTATCGAGCGCCGCCAGCAGATGGCGGAGCAGGCGGCCGATCCGCAGCCTTAA
- the pbpG gene encoding D-alanyl-D-alanine endopeptidase → MPVTIRYSLLSLALLFGGQAAIAPAQAATSLSQLAPVGEPQIASGSAMIVDLNTGKVLFSSHPNRVRPIASITKLMTVMVALDAKQPLDERISVDISHTPEMRGVFSRVKLNSEISRRNMMLLALMSSENRAAASLAHHYPGGYDAFIRAMNAKARALGMTHTRYVEPTGLSTQNVSSAEDLVKLLRATRNYPLLGELSTTKEQTAVFTHPSYALPFRNTNHLVYKNDWRIQLTKTGYTDEAGHCLAMRTMINNRPVALVVLDAFGKYTHFADANRLRDWLETGKAAPVPAAALAYKKQKAGLVVNNVHGAAVVE, encoded by the coding sequence ATGCCTGTAACCATTCGCTATTCACTGCTTTCGCTGGCGCTGCTGTTCGGCGGCCAGGCGGCTATCGCGCCCGCGCAGGCGGCTACCTCACTTTCTCAGCTTGCCCCGGTCGGCGAACCGCAAATCGCCTCGGGCAGCGCGATGATCGTCGATCTCAACACCGGGAAAGTGCTCTTCTCCAGCCATCCTAATCGCGTACGTCCTATCGCCTCTATCACCAAGCTGATGACGGTGATGGTGGCGCTGGATGCGAAGCAGCCCCTTGATGAGCGAATTTCGGTGGATATCAGCCACACGCCGGAGATGCGCGGCGTCTTTTCCCGCGTCAAGCTCAACAGCGAAATCAGCCGCCGCAATATGATGCTGCTGGCGCTGATGTCATCGGAGAACCGCGCCGCGGCCAGCCTGGCGCATCACTATCCCGGCGGCTACGACGCCTTTATCCGCGCCATGAACGCCAAAGCGCGCGCGCTGGGCATGACCCATACGCGCTACGTTGAGCCGACCGGCCTGTCGACTCAAAACGTCTCCAGCGCGGAAGATCTGGTTAAACTGCTGCGCGCGACGCGCAACTATCCGCTGCTGGGCGAGCTGAGCACCACGAAAGAACAGACCGCGGTCTTCACCCATCCGAGCTACGCGCTGCCGTTTCGCAACACCAACCATCTGGTCTACAAAAACGACTGGCGCATTCAGCTCACCAAAACCGGCTATACCGACGAAGCGGGCCACTGCCTGGCGATGCGCACCATGATCAATAACCGGCCGGTGGCGCTGGTGGTGCTGGATGCCTTCGGCAAATATACCCACTTCGCTGACGCCAACCGTCTGCGCGACTGGCTGGAAACCGGCAAGGCGGCGCCGGTCCCGGCGGCGGCACTGGCCTATAAAAAGCAGAAGGCGGGGCTGGTGGTGAACAACGTTCACGGCGCGGCGGTAGTGGAATAA
- a CDS encoding Yip1 family protein: MNHVWGLMAHPDREMRDIKQENESVSHHYTHHVLLMAAIPVICAFIGTTQLGWNLGDGQFVQLNLLTGIALGVLFYLIILGGVAVMGRVIHWMARDYPQRPSVQRCTVFAGYVATPLFLSGIVALYPLVWLCVLAGALALVYTGYLLYIGIPLFLNIDRDESLRFSGSTLAIGVLVFEVLLALTVVLWGYGPRLF, encoded by the coding sequence ATGAATCATGTCTGGGGTCTTATGGCGCATCCCGATCGGGAAATGCGCGATATCAAGCAAGAGAATGAAAGCGTTTCGCACCATTACACCCACCACGTTCTGCTGATGGCGGCGATCCCGGTGATCTGCGCCTTTATCGGCACGACGCAGCTGGGGTGGAATCTGGGCGACGGTCAGTTTGTCCAGCTCAATCTGTTAACCGGCATTGCGCTCGGCGTGCTCTTTTATCTGATTATCTTAGGCGGCGTGGCGGTGATGGGCCGCGTCATTCACTGGATGGCGCGCGACTACCCGCAGCGGCCCAGCGTCCAGCGCTGTACGGTGTTCGCCGGCTATGTCGCCACGCCGCTGTTTCTGAGCGGCATTGTGGCGCTCTATCCGCTGGTCTGGCTCTGCGTGCTGGCGGGCGCGCTGGCGCTGGTCTATACCGGCTACCTGCTCTATATCGGCATTCCGCTGTTCCTGAATATCGACCGTGACGAGAGCCTGCGCTTTTCCGGCTCGACGCTGGCGATAGGCGTGCTGGTGTTCGAAGTGCTGCTGGCGCTGACCGTGGTGCTGTGGGGCTACGGGCCGCGGCTGTTCTGA
- a CDS encoding DedA family protein translates to MHFDINGLITQYGYLALLIGCIAEGETFTLLGGVAAHEGLLNFAGVVLAAMAGGVIGDELLYWIGRRYGTKILRKLKKHQDKVGKANRLIQRHPSLFVIGVRFMYGFRIIGPIIIGASHLKPLKFLLLNIIGAAIWATIFVALGYFAGGIIAPWLHKLDQHLKHILWLVAAVLFAFALRWVIRRWNTRRAG, encoded by the coding sequence TTGCATTTCGATATCAACGGATTAATCACGCAATATGGCTATCTGGCGCTGCTGATCGGCTGTATCGCCGAAGGAGAAACCTTTACGCTGCTGGGCGGCGTGGCGGCCCATGAAGGACTGCTGAACTTTGCTGGCGTGGTGCTGGCGGCGATGGCCGGCGGCGTGATCGGCGATGAGTTGCTCTACTGGATCGGCCGTCGCTACGGCACGAAAATTCTGCGCAAGCTGAAGAAACATCAGGATAAGGTGGGCAAGGCTAATCGGCTAATCCAGCGTCATCCCAGCCTGTTTGTGATCGGCGTGCGCTTTATGTACGGCTTTCGCATTATCGGCCCGATTATTATCGGCGCCAGCCACCTGAAGCCGCTGAAGTTCCTGCTGCTGAATATTATCGGCGCGGCAATCTGGGCGACAATTTTTGTCGCCCTGGGGTACTTCGCCGGCGGTATTATCGCCCCCTGGCTGCACAAACTCGACCAGCACCTGAAGCATATTCTCTGGCTGGTCGCCGCGGTGCTCTTCGCCTTCGCGCTGCGCTGGGTGATCCGTCGCTGGAACACCCGCCGCGCCGGTTAG
- a CDS encoding SDR family oxidoreductase, which yields MTTPQNKVAVVTASDSGIGRASALMLAEQGYDLGITWRSDEEGAQETARLVRDKGRRAEIIHLDLADPQEGGRSLSALIDKLGRIDALVNNAGANAKSPFLDTPFEEWRKVFSVDVDGAFVCGQIAARKMVEQGDGGRIINITSVHEHTPLPDAVAYTAAKHAMGGLTKSMAISLINHNILVNSVAPGAIATPMNNMGDGDAQKIKTPEIPIGRPGDVREIASLVAWLCSEWASYTTGQSFVVDGGFMLANPQFYGGKDI from the coding sequence CCGTCGTTACCGCATCTGATTCCGGCATCGGCCGCGCCAGCGCGCTGATGCTGGCGGAGCAGGGCTACGATCTCGGCATCACCTGGCGTTCCGATGAAGAGGGCGCGCAGGAGACGGCGCGGCTGGTGCGCGACAAAGGCCGCCGCGCGGAAATCATTCATCTCGATCTCGCCGATCCCCAGGAGGGCGGCCGCTCGCTCTCGGCGCTGATCGACAAGCTGGGCCGCATCGACGCGCTGGTCAACAACGCGGGCGCCAACGCTAAGTCGCCATTCCTCGACACGCCGTTTGAGGAGTGGCGTAAGGTCTTTAGCGTCGACGTTGATGGCGCCTTTGTCTGCGGGCAGATCGCCGCGCGCAAAATGGTGGAGCAGGGCGATGGCGGACGGATTATCAACATCACCTCGGTGCATGAGCATACGCCGCTGCCCGACGCCGTCGCCTATACGGCGGCGAAGCACGCCATGGGCGGCCTGACCAAGTCGATGGCCATCAGCCTGATCAACCATAATATTCTGGTGAACTCGGTGGCACCCGGCGCGATCGCCACGCCGATGAACAATATGGGCGACGGCGACGCGCAGAAGATTAAGACGCCGGAGATTCCCATTGGACGGCCGGGCGACGTGCGGGAGATTGCCAGCCTGGTGGCCTGGCTCTGCTCAGAGTGGGCCAGCTACACCACCGGACAATCCTTTGTCGTCGATGGCGGTTTTATGCTGGCCAATCCGCAGTTCTACGGCGGGAAAGATATCTAA